In a genomic window of Telopea speciosissima isolate NSW1024214 ecotype Mountain lineage chromosome 5, Tspe_v1, whole genome shotgun sequence:
- the LOC122662176 gene encoding protein NLP4-like yields MEDGADFQSDSMLETFSGTVPDFDLMDELLLGGCWLETADGSNFLQQPGPSTSTAVFDSSYFLPASEFNNGRLNPVSSEKDEEETKASTFPENPYPTGPPTESPVGTQSLKQSTVEIAEGSGQLLRFPAEGSAELVRRWRIGPRVNMVPSSSVKERLIQALGYIREFTKDDILIQVWVPTRTGARNVLRTNDQPYSLQSNYSKLANYRNVSMNFQFSAEEGSDAMVGLPSWVFMGKVPEWTPDVRFLRSDEYPRVTHAYQYDVRGTLGLPIFERNSSTCLGVVEVVMTTQKIHYRPELESVRKALEAVDLRSSEVPSSFQEQVHNKSYEAVLPEIREVLRTVCETHRLPLAQTWVPCIQQGKGGCRHSDENYSVCVSTVDSACFVADQNFLGFNEACSEHHLFRGQGVAGKAFRTNQPCFSPDITTYSLTEYPLLDYARMFQLRAAVAIRLRSIYTGATDYVLEFFLPVACQDPGEQKMMLNSLSMVIQRVCWSLRVLTDKELQEETVLHLGEVGSSKGKLDAELPKLGSNTKGSLHEEPSWISHFMEAQQKGKTVPLDIQKEKPTEEFKVTSHWDNLGLALQEGKMLSKQHHLDSGSKGGAECAGDSSFRRGNVSGTGKTGEKRRTKAEKTISLQVLRQYFAGSLKDAAKSIGVCPTTLKRICRQHGITRWPSRKIKKVGHSLRKLQVVIDSVQGAEGAFKIGSFYANFPDLTSPNLTGTSPFSTLTTTDNPNPINTQPKRVVNPQPATSKSFSSSCSRTSSSNICCSSLGTPNQSQPSHLNGSEVASVAEKSGVLNRTRSDAELHIQSQEPRVPARSESEKSPGEHPNLESLAPLSKNGSHVSRDYNAFRVKVTYGEEKIRFSMQSNWRFNDLQQEIARRLNIDDMNRIDLKYLDDDSEWVLLTCDADLEECVDVYKSFQIRTIKLSVHQSYSNLRTSLGTVVPS; encoded by the exons ATGGAGGATGGTGCTGATTTTCAATCTGATTCTATGCTGGAGACTTTCTCGGGCACTGTACCGGATTTTGATCTCATGGATGAACTCTTGTTAGGTGGTTGCTGGTTGGAGACTGCTGACGGATCCAATTTCCTGCAACAACCAGGCCCTTCTACTTCTACTGCTGTCTTTGACTCTTCATATTTTCTGCCTGCTTCAGAGTTTAACAATGGACGCTTGAATCCAGTTTCGTctgaaaaagatgaagaagagaccAAAGCTTCCACTTTCCCTGAAAATCCATATCCAACTGGACCTCCAACAGAAAGCCCAGTTGGAACTCAATCTCTAAAACAGAGTACAGTCGAAATTGCTGAAGGATCTGGCCAATTACTACGTTTTCCAGCTGAAGGAAGCGCTGAACTAGTTAGAAGGTGGAGGATAGGGCCAAGGGTAAATATGGTTCCGTCTTCTTCTGTGAAAGAGAGATTAATTCAAGCTCTTGGATACATAAGAGAGTTCACAAAAGATGATATTCTTATTCAAGTATGGGTTCCTACGAGGACAGGAGCAAGAAATGTGCTTAGAAccaatgaccaaccctactcTCTCCAGTCTAATTATTCGAAGCTTGCAAATTACAGAAATGTCTCCATGAACTTCCAATTCTCAGCTGAGGAGGGTTCAGATGCGATGGTTGGTCTGCCCAGCTGGGTTTTTATGGGGAAAGTTCCTGAGTGGACTCCGGATGTTCGATTCTTACGCAGCGATGAGTACCCACGAGTTACTCATGCCTACCAATATGATGTCCGAGGGACTCTTGGCCTTCCTATTTTTGAACGAAATAGTTCAACTTGTTTGGGTGTTGTTGAGGTTGTGATGACAACGCAAAAGATCCATTATCGCCCTGAGCTTGAAAGTGTCCGCAAAGCTCTTGAG GCTGTTGATCTTAGGAGTTCTGAAGTTCCAAGTTCTTTCCAAGAACAG GTGCATAACAAATCCTACGAAGCTGTATTACCTGAGATTCGAGAGGTCCTAAGAACTGTTTGTGAGACACATAGATTACCCTTAGCTCAGACTTGGGTGCCATGCATCCAACAAGGCAAAGGAGGTTGCCGACACTCTGATGAGAACTATTCTGTTTGTGTTTCCACTGTGGATTCAGCTTGCTTTGTGGCTGATCagaattttttgggttttaatgagGCTTGCTCTGAGCATCATCTGTTTAGAGGTCAAGGTGTGGCAGGAAAAGCATTCAGGACAAACCAACCGTGCTTCTCACCTGATATAACTACTTACAGTTTGACAGAATACCCTCTCTTAGATTATGCAAGGATGTTTCAACTACGGGCTGCTGTTGCAATCCGCCTGCGCAGTATCTACACTGGAGCTACTGATTATGTTTTGGAGTTTTTCTTACCTGTGGCTTGCCAAGATCCTGGAGAACAAAAAATGATGCTTAATTCCTTGTCCATGGTTATACAAAGGGTCTGCTGGAGCTTACGAGTTCTCACAGATAAGGAGCTTCAAGAAGAAACTGTTCTCCATCTTGGTGAAGTGGGTTCTTCAAAGGGGAAACTTGATGCAGAATTGCCAAAGTTGGGCTCTAACACTAAAGGGTCTCTTCATGAAGAACCGTCCTGGATTTCACATTTCATGGAGGCCCAACAGAAGGGAAAAACTGTTCCACTGGACATTCAGAAAGAAAAGCCAACTGAAGAATTCAAGGTAACATCTCATTGGGATAACCTTGGCTTAGCATTACAGGAAGGGAAAATGTTGTCTAAGCAGCATCATCTTGATTCTGGATCCAAAGGTGGTGCTGAGTGTGCTGGAGATTCTTCTTTTCGACGAGGTAACGTCTCAGGCACAGGAAAAACAGGAGAAAAGAGACGAACCAAGGCTGAGAAGACAATCAGCTTGCAAGTTCTTCGTCAATATTTTGCAGGGAGCCTAAAGGATGCTGCCAAGAGTATTGGTG TGTGCCCCACTACCCTGAAAAGGATATGCAGGCAACATGGGATCACCCGGTGGCCATCTCGGAAGATCAAGAAGGTGGGACACTCTTTGAGAAAACTTCAGGTTGTCATTGACTCGGTCCAAGGTGCAGAAGGTGCTTTTAAAATTGGTTCCTTCTATGCAAACTTCCCAGATTTGACCTCTCCAAATTTAACTGGAACCAGCCCATTTTCCACGTTGACGACAACTGATAATCCAAATCCAATAAACACGCAACCCAAGCGTGTAGTCAACCCTCAACCTGCTACATCAAAATCCTTTTCCTCTTCATGCAGTCGGACATCCAGTTCAAACATTTGTTGTTCCAGCCTTGGGACACCAAACCAGTCTCAACCTTCCCATCTTAATGGTAGTGAAGTGGCTTCAGTGGCCGAAAAGTCTGGTGTATTGAACAGAACACGTAGTGATGCCGAGTTGCACATACAGAGCCAAGAACCGAGGGTTCCAGCAAGATCAGAGAGTGAAAAATCCCCTGGTGAGCATCCTAATCTTGAGAGTCTAGCCCCCTTGTCAAAGAATGGTAGCCATGTATCACGAGATTACAATGCTTTTAGAGTGAAAGTCACATATGGGGAAGAGAAAATCCGGTTCAGCATGCAATCCAATTGGCGCTTCAATGATCTACAACAAGAGATTGCGAGACGGCTTAACATAGATGATATGAACAGAATTGATCTCAAGTACTTGGATGATGACTCAGAATGGGTTCTGTTAACATGTGATGCTGACCTGGAGGAGTGTGTAGACGTATACAAATCTTTTCAGATCCGCACAATCAAACTCTCTGTCCATCAAAGTTATTCGAATTTGCGAACTTCACTGGGTACTGTAGTTCCATCTTGA